One window of the Pararge aegeria chromosome 22, ilParAegt1.1, whole genome shotgun sequence genome contains the following:
- the LOC120633781 gene encoding adenylate cyclase type 10-like produces the protein MNFRRSRTRSRRNSMNIMVSTEKWRNYRRKFSRRGNECLDEDSEDDMPRASELKEWVDEFFVRKSTVSNQSDQDVEVNLTKKQTLVLATLVPDEILLMDNFQAVETKRFVGVLMMADVSGYTALSERYNNTGKGGTYRLTVTLNTYLGSLIEVIYSHGGDIIKFAGDAFLALWKTDKRSFLCHTIHTAIACALIIQHSFGSYETDVKVNLKVKLAISAGNIIFSPIGSGIDMNYIIFGLPVIEAKIAESLCGSGEVKLTPTAWGHCYSRNYDHDISNDGHVTIKAILYDPREEDISKPFLGFGTMIRQINKPFVTLENLPDFLLNDSAQISTADISKRSEVLNLRKTILKAEGRNIGSEIRKFMIRPVLTQIDAHQPLEYLTEMRQVSILFVTLKPKECPFPQLITIVNNAYQITSDIVYKSMGCVNKIILFDKDVMILVIFGLRGFKHESEAQAALKCAYSIKKSVSALDGVSEVSIGVTTGQVYCGVVGHPLRREFTVIGAIVNKAARFMCNFRNKITCDEATYVKSKMSSNGFTLQPPTELKGIIHPGKIYEYTEEIRIKELFGIPLIPPLLNRYDEMEYFKNWLNEAHLSYRDFNALLLIGESRIGKTRLLEWMARYARNKDLKVCYLSLTSIHSATPYLALSQLIENIMDLKEPIVGFEKEEKIVELLQNYSDDLSYLNNIINVRFAYNEDIYSQNENGRKEKAKKIFKKLLLSIPYPCVILFDDLQNLDPDSWEFVAILFDIMKMFTVLTVTRGKFSSVHSWLYAVFIEHNIRKINLGPLRFNWIAPLACQILDVEAVPNDLCDALKIKCNGMPGLVESFIVHLFSNGALELNKIHNSELKNWLDEDLQFPDPIFLRPTALNARDQFTLDQLLEENKTEEISICLVTNKKELKTDINVQNIDALIMIQMDSLTPYQQLLLKIASVIGNVLSRELLENIMYNNNASTTAKAIKRLFAMRILTCANNKRTTSGGTIISNYSGSLNLICECVFDYETENGDNLPKYAFCKVMKFRNKNSRKSFYELLPLNQKKEFHLRIVNYLENNKQKCPECGGTVMVVQSTMNLFQQTSYENKYYPNESLKIEEEEYSKRESVEPKQESIDIRRSRSDVYSKMPNTSRSPPTSVKSEILNKTTPILKIKPINDDDIDARRRSTKRVTMSNMVITTKSFEEINIPTIFDMFRAVTEADQIAAWRHLGVIDSEDNVKANTIDKENRSFCIHIEKGVSQINVDRCTCAELNIIIYEQLIYHSKEADLKTKMVEFQIQFSYLNVLANNFDAAIPKLEEAEDTCQEKCTFSISWYDRERLLGKIYSLKAAALLMSGRLTLAKINIVKAAKIYRINLNKISDILQIRGLVIMNLKRKNHRLHHARMKVDSIFFLNVAAVLYASLDDEQTSRIAAHRSIRLVQRLGCSVIDLSDAFTNAIQMELDRGTPESTLNLEKMAVNSLQNIKSPIQAEELFAIGKLFMTVFRARLARGKLVDSIRSGFRALVISRFLHAHSISMDLIPDLFYLLISRCRIVEAVEVVKLLLHLAENQTTLESETWYYALSIDLILDAGLQLESPNEISLYAECSIHKGEAAGQSRRRLVVGLWTYWLRADSETRAKRFETEALFWSNRNEEDGTLKTMISSTRLAEGMLESLARKMDDLRKVVDLVELRSLADRELSRLEHDARDLRAVYPRWMLLKAASLNLSGRHTAATSLLNQALEESRRTHNRLEEALATAATSNFRCWIQSARSGNFPNWTVGAEKVRTAWHELLYKITTNRQ, from the exons atgaatttccgACGATCACGAACTAGGTCGCGTCGGAATTCAATGAACATAATGGTTTCTACTGAGAAGTGGCGTAACTATAGAAGAAAGTTTTCTCGCCGTGGAAATGAGTGTCTGGATGAAGACTCGGAGGACGATATGCCTAGAGCTAGTGAGCTTAAAGAATGGGTTGATGAATTCTTCGTTCGAAAAAGTACGGTCTCGAACCAATCAGATCAAGATGTGGAGGTTAAccttacaaaaaaacaaaccttaGTTTTAGCCACTTTGGTACCAGATGAAATACTTCTAATGGATAA ttttcaaGCAGTTGAAACAAAACGTTTTGTTGGCGTTTTAATGATGGCAGATGTGTCAGGATATACAGCTTTATCAGAAAGATACAATAACACAGGAAAAGGAGGTACCTATAGGTTGACAGTTACACTGAACACTTACCTTGGATCCCTTATAGAAGTTATATACAGTCATGGTggtgatataataaaatttgctGGTGATGCATTCTTAGCTCTTTGGAAAACAGATAAAAGAAGTTTCTTATGCCACACCATTCATACAGCGATCGCGTGCGCCCTCATAATACAACATTCGTTTGGTTCTTATGAAACTGACGTTAAAGTAAATCTTAAAGTTAAGCTAGCAATTTCAGCAGGGAACATCATTTTTTCGCCCATCGGATCTGGAATTGAcatgaattatataatttttggtcTGCCTGTAATAGAAGCGAAAATAGCGGAGAGTTTATGTGGATCTGGAGAAGTAAAGTTGACTCCTACAGCGTGGGGGCACTGTTACTCAAGAAACTATGATCATGATATCAGTAACGATGGTCACGTTACAATAAAAGCAATACTATATGATCCACGGGAAGAAGATATCAGTAAGCCTTTTCTCGGCTTTGGAACTATGATCCGTCAAATTAACAAACCATTCGTAACTTTAGAAAATCTACcagattttcttttaaatgatTCTGCACAAATAAGCACGGCAGATATATCTAAGAGAAGTGAAGTACTAAATTTacgtaaaacaatattaaaagcgGAAGGAAGGAATATTGGTTCAGAAATAAGAAAATTTATGATCAGGCCTGTTTTAACCCAAATCGATGCTCATCAACCTTTAGAGTACCTGACGGAAATGAGACAAGtctctattttatttgttacccTGAAGCCTAAAGAATGTCCTTTCCCGCAACTCATAACGATAGTAAATAACGCATACCAAATAACCAGCGATATCGTATACAAGTCTATGGGCTGCGTAAACAAAATTATTCTTTTTGATAAAGATGTTATGATTTTAGTGATTTTTGGGTTACGTGGTTTTAAACATGAATCGGAAGCCCAAGCTGCTTTAAAATGTgcttatagtataaaaaaaagtgtttcaGCCCTTGATGGTGTCTCAGAAGTGTCTATTGGCGTCACTACTGGTCAAGTATATTGTGGAGTGGTTGGTCATCCTCTGCGAAGAGAGTTTACGGTAATTGGTGCAATTGTTAATAAAGCTGCAAGATTTATGTGcaattttcgaaataaaattacttgCGATGAAGCAACTTATGTTAAAAGTAAAATGTCCAGTAACGGGTTTACCTTACAACCACCTACAGAACTCAAAGGAATTATTCATCCAGGCAAGATTTATGAATATACGGAAGAGATTAGGATAAAAGAATTGTTTGGTATCCCCTTAATACCACCGTTGCTAAACCGATATGACGAAATGGAATACTTCAAAAATTGGCTTAATGAAGCCCATTTATCTTATAGGGATTTTAATGCATTATTACTTATTGGCGAAAGTAGGATTGGCAAAACGAGATTATTAGAATGGATGGCACGATACGCTAGGAATAAAGATCTCAAAGTATGCTATTTGAGCTTAACTTCGATACATTCAGCAACGCCATATTTGGCACTAAGTCAACTTATTGAAAACATAATGGATCTTAAGGAGCCCATAGTTGGGTTTGAAAAGGAAGAGAAAATTGTTGAACTACTACAAAACTATAGCGACGATttgagttatttaaataatataataaatgttcgTTTTGCTTATAACGAAGATATTTATTCCCAAAATGAAAATGGACGTAAggaaaaagcaaaaaagatttttaagaaattacttTTATCAATACCATATCCTTGTGTAATattgtttgacgatttacaAAATTTAGATCCAGATTCGTGGGAATTTGTAGctatattatttgatataatgaaaatgtttaCCGTATTAACGGTCACTCGTGGTAAGTTTAGCTCAGTACACAGTTGGCTTTACGCTGTTTTTATTGAACataatatacgtaaaataaacttAGGCCCTTTACGCTTTAATTGGATTGCACCACTGGCTTGCCAAATTTTAGACGTAGAAGCTGTACCAAATGATTTATGTGATGcccttaaaataaaatgtaatggaATGCCCGGGCtagttgaaagttttattgttcATTTATTCTCTAATGGAGCCttagagttaaataaaattcataatagtGAACTGAAAAATTGGCTAGATGAAGATTTGCAGTTTCCGGACCCTATTTTTTTACGTCCAACAGCATTGAATGCAAGAGATCAATTTACTTTGGACCAATtattagaagaaaataaaacgGAAGAAATCTCAATATGTTTAGTAACAAACAAGAAAGAGCTTAAGACAGATATAAATGTCCAAAATATTGACGCTTTGATCATGATCCAAATGGATTCATTAACTCCGTATCAACAGCTTCTTTTAAAAATTGCTTCCGTTATAGGAAATGTACTTTCAAGAGAGCTTTTGGAAaacataatgtataataataatgcttCAACTACAGCAAAAGCAATCAAGAGATTATTTGCAATGCGTATATTGACTTGTGCAAATAACAAAAGAACGACTTCGGGAGGAACTATAATCTCAAATTATTCTggtagtttaaatttaatttgcgaATGTGTATTTGATTATGAAACTGAGAATGGTGATAATCTGCCAAAGTATGCTTTTTGCAAGGTTATGaaatttcgaaataaaaattcaagaaaatcattttatgaattattgcCTTTAAATCAGAAGAAAGAATTTCATTTACGTATCGTTAATTAtctagaaaataataaacaaaagtgcCCAGAATGTGGAGGTACAGTTATGGTTGTCCAGTCAACaatgaatttatttcaacaaaCCTCTTATGAGAACAAATATTATCCAAACGAGAGTcttaaaatagaagaagaagaatatagtAAACGTGAGTCGGTCGAACCAAAGCAAGAATCAATTGATATTCGAAGATCTAGATCAGATGTTTATTCTAAAATGCCTAATACGAGTAGATCTCCACCAACTTCAGTAaaaagtgaaatattaaataaaacaaccccaattttgaaaataaagccAATTAATGATGACGATATTGATGCCCGAAGAAGATCCACTAAAAGAGTTACTATGTCAAACATGGTTATCACAACCAAAAGTTTTGAAGAAATAAACATTCCAACTATATTTGATATGTTCAGAGCTGTAACAGAAGCTGACCAAATAGCGGCATGGCGTCATCTAGGTGTGATTGACAGTGAAGATAATGTAAAAGCTAACACTATTGATAAAGAAAATAGATCGTTTTGCATACACATAGAAAAAGGTGTATCCCAAATAAACGTTGATAGGTGTACGTGTGCAGAGCTTAATATCATTATATACGAGCAGCTTATATATCACTCCAAAGAAGCGGATCTTAAGACTAAAATGGTAgaatttcaaatacaatttagttatttaaatgttCTAGCAAACAACTTTGATGCTGCAATACCAAAACTTGAAGAAGCGGAGGATACCTGCCAAGAAAAATGTACATTTTCCATCTCATGGTATGACAGAGAGCGGCTTTTAGGCAAAATATATTCCTTGAAAGCAGCTGCACTGCTAATGAGTGGTAGACTAACATtggctaaaataaatatagttaaagcTGCTAAAATATATCgcataaacttaaataaaatatcagatATTCTACAAATACGAGGTTTGGTAATCATGAATCTTAAACGCAAAAATCATCGTCTGCATCACGCGCGTATGAAGGTAGATTCAATCTTTTTCTTAAATGTTGCAGCTGTCTTATATGCCTCATTAGACGATGAACAAACCTCTAGAATAGCAGCACATCGCTCTATTCGTCTGGTACAGCGACTTGGATGCAGTGTCATAGACTTAAGTGATGCATTTACAAACGCCATTCAAATGGAGCTTGATCGGGGAACTCCCGAATCGACTTTAAACTTGGAAAAAATGGCGGTTAATTCTTTGCAAAATATTAAAAGCCCTATACAAGCGGAAGAATTATTTGCTATTGGAAAATTATTTATGACAGTTTTTCGTGCTCGACTGGCACGGGGTAAACTTGTAGATTCTATTCGATCAGGTTTCCGGGCCCTAGTTATAAGTCGTTTCCTACATGCGCATAGTATATCGATGGATCTAATACCGgatttattttacttgttaaTCTCACGTTGCCGTATCGTAGAAGCTGTAGAAGTCGTCAAATTACTTTTGCATTTAGCTGAAAATCAAACGACCCTTGAAAGTGAAACCTGGTACTACGCTCTTAGTATTGACTTGATTTTAGACGCAGGGCTGCAATTAGAATCCCCAAATGAAATAAGCCTTTACGCTGAATGTTCTATTCACAAAGGAGAAGCAGCAGGACAAAGTCGTCGAAGACTTGTCGTGGGATTATGGACTTATTGGTTAAGAGCTGATTCCGAGACTAGAGCTAAGCGATTCGAAACTGAAGCATTATTTTGGTCGAATCGCAATGAAGAAGACGGTACTTTAAAGACTATGATAAGTTCAACGCGTCTGGCTGAAGGAATGTTAGAGAGTTTAGCTAGGAAAATGGATGACTTAAGAAAG gtGGTTGATCTCGTGGAATTGCGTTCTTTGGCCGACCGTGAGCTATCGAGGTTAGAGCATGACGCCCGTGATTTACGGGCTGTTTACCCGCGATGGATGTTGCTCAAGGCCGCTTCACTCAATTTATCTGGCCGACATACTGCAGCAACGTCCCTTTTAAATCAG GCATTAGAAGAGTCTCGACGAACCCACAACCGACTTGAGGAGGCGTTAGCCACAGCCGCCACATCCAACTTCCGCTGTTGGATACAAAGCGCGCGCAGTGGAAATTTCCCTAATTGGACCGTGGGTGCCGAAAAAGTACGCACAGCTTGGCAtgaacttttatataaaataactactaATCGTCAATAa